In the Oryzias latipes chromosome 23, ASM223467v1 genome, one interval contains:
- the LOC101169596 gene encoding cytochrome c oxidase assembly factor 6 homolog → MTAPNSAERRVCWDARDLLWKCLDDNHDSAEACQKQQSHFQDKCPAQWVRYFSKRRDFLKYKERIQTEGFTPAEGPREKS, encoded by the exons ATGACGGCTCCAAACTCCGCAGAGCGGCGCGTCTGCTGGGACGCCAGGGATCTCCTGTGGAAGTGCTTGGACGACAACCACGACAGCGCCGAGGCCTGCCAGAAGCAGCAGAGCCACTTCCAGGACAAATGTCCCGCTCAGTGG GTGAGGTACTTCAGCAAGAGGAGGGACTTCCTGAAGTACAAGGAGAGGATTCAGACCGAAGGCTTCACCCCCGCTGAAGGTCCTCGGGAGAAGTCCTAA